AAATGGCCCTGATCAACAAAATGCAAGCAGAACCAAAAGTGTGTGATCTCTTCACTAAAAAAGAAGAATATAACCCACCTTTTTTAGATCAGTACACACTAAATTTTTTTTACCTTTGGTCTTTCAAGAGCTATAAAATAGCGTAGACAGAGATCTATGTGTGTTGAGACTATTTGGATGAACATGCATGTGAGCAAGAATAAACTTATATATGCATATATAGTATTAATGTAGAAAAATAGTATAAATAATAATTCCTAAATGCAAAGTGCTGATCACGTGATGGATAAATATTACATATAAAAGAACTGCTTAAGATTTATTTGTTCACATATAGTAATAGATATATACTATAAATATCTTGTTTGTAGTATATTAAGGTGATAATCAGCTGTTGCGTTTTTAGCTCTACACTTTTTTAGGGAATGTGCTATATAATTATGATACCAAAGCTATTGGTAATACAACTTTCATTTAAAGATTAAAGGGTTTCATCAGGTGGGTGCAAAATGGTTTCAGAAATGGTTTCTGATAGGGACAAGATTTGTTTTGGAGAAATAGCCGAGCATTATAATGAGAATAAACTCATATTTGGGATAAAATATTTCTGGAAATGGCTTTTAGAAAGGCTCGCATCAACCTGCCCAATTCCGTCCTGGAGAGCCAAATTCCATAAAATGAGAGGAGTCAATATTGGGAAAAATGTTTATATCGGTTATGATGTGATTTTTGATCGGATCCACCCGGAAATGATCACGATCGAAGATTTTGTTGAAATTGGCGATCGTTGTATACTATCTGCTCATTCAAGAGGCAGTCTTACAACAAGAAATGCATATCCACGAACCATAGAGCCAATTGTCATCAGATATGGTGTTTCTGTAAACCCGGGGTGTATAATAACTCAGGGAGTAGAGATTGGAGAAAATTCCATAATAGGAATCGGATCTGTAGTCAGCCGCAATATTTCTCCAAATAGTCTTGCTTTAGGCTTCCCGGCCAAAGTTGTAAAAAAGCTGGATGTAGGGAACGAAGAAAAATCAGAAGCTTGTTGATTTGCATAATACGTTTTAAATAAATAAAACAGAATTAAAATGTGCTATATCTGTACAATATTTTCAGAAATAGTACAACACATCTTATTTTTTGGAACTTCTGATACTGGATTTCTTTGGATCGATTTTGCCAGTTATTACTTCTTTCCTCTGGTCACTATTCTTACAAGTAATGATTTTTTTATCTCTACAGCATGACTTGGACAAAGTTCACGACAACAATAGCATTGGATGCACTTTTCTTCTTTAATCTTAAGAGAGCCAGCTTTTTCCTCAATAGCATCTACAGAACAATTCAAAACACACGCCTTGCAAAGTGTACAGATAGAAGTGTTGATGAAGGGCTTCACTGTAAACTGCTTTCTAAGTGTCCTTCGAAAGAAACGAGGCATAAGAGCAAGAGTTCCACCTGTTGGCTTTTTGAAATTGATCTTGACTTTCTCCAATGGCGTGCCCACAACTTCAGGATGCCCACTACCAAATCCTCTGGAAAGTGCAGCTTTATTAGTCGGTATCTGCAATGGATCAAATCCTATAAGTTCCGACGCTACCACATCCAATGCCACACAATCATAACTAGCCATAATAACTCCTGCAGATATGGGAGTACCAGCTGATGGACCGTCTCCTTCCATCCCTATTATGCCATCCATGACTGCAAGATGGGGTTTGATGAAAGAATAGATATCAACAACAGCATCTCCAAAAAGATCACGATCTTCCAGATAATGGGCAGCTTTTCTGTCTTTTCTAGGTATAGCACCGAAAAAATTTTTGACAGCTCCCGTATAAAGAGTGAGTTCATGGGTCTTAAGCTTGGGCAATGAAATGATCACATCTGCTTCAGTTACTTCTTTTGCTATGTGTAAGCGTGGAAAGTGTTTTGCTCCGGGAACATCAACTTCAACAAAACCAGAAGTTTCAAAATTGATCAGTTCTGCACCACAATTTGAAGCAGCTTCTTCTATGCCAGATGTTCTAAGAGCTTTTGCAGTGGCAGTTGAATCGGAACTTGTGATTCCGGAACCATCCCCTACAATCGGAATACCACCTGCCTCTTTAACAAGTTCACACATTGCCGAAACAATTGCAGGATGAGTGGTAACTGCAGCCTCCGGCTTTTTAATAGCAAGCACATTAGGTTTCAACAATACCCGGTTGCCTGGAGCTATGATACCCTCAAGACCACCAATAAGATCGATTGCTTCCTTGATGGCATCCCTTGCTTTTGAATAATCATCACACTGTACAATGGAGACTTTTATTTTCATAAATCTACCTCAATCAAAATATAGAACATATATAACTGCTGTTGATTAATATTAGAAAAAGAACATAATATTATATTTCTGGCTTGAAAAAGAGTGGACTGGATATTATGATCATATGGTTTGACAGCCATCAACTGCAATAACCGATCCGCTAACATAACTTGCAAGGTCCGAACTTAAGAATAATGCAACTTTTGCTATATCCTCCGGAGCACCTATCCTTCCAAGGGAAATATGGGATAGCATTTTATCCCTTATGTCAGGTTTTAGATCTTTGATAAGGTCGGTCTCTATAAAACCAGGAGCAACAGCATTAACTGTTATTCCATACCTGCCAAGTTCTTTTGCAGCAGATCGTGTGAATCCAACAACAGCTGCCTTACTTGCAGAATATATTGTCTGTCCTTCATTACCCTGCAGACCAACAATTGAAGATATATTAATGATCCTTCCTGATCTTTGCTTTCTCATCATATTTGACGCATACCTGGTGCACAGAAAAGTTCCCTTTAGATTGACATCGATAGTATGATCAAAAAGTTCTGTACCGGTAAGTGCCAGAAGACTATTTCTCATGATCCCGGCATTGTTAACCAGCACATCAAGCCTTGAATACTTGTCTTTTATTGAACTGAACATATCCCTTACTTCATCTTCTGATGAAACATCAGCTTTGATCATGTAAGCAGAAAGACCTTTTTTATGTATCAGATCCACAAGTTCAGCTGCACTATTTTCATTCTTATTGTAGTTGACTATCACATGTGCATGGTTCTCTGCAGCAAGCAAAGCTATAGCTTTACCTATACCACGGCTTGCTCCAGTTACCAGTACAACTTTACCATCTAGCATTTATCTCACATTTCATCTGTTAATAAAACAGGTGGATGGAGCTGCCCTTATATATTCTGTACTTGTTTTGACTCTTTCGATATGTTTCAGGGCATTCTGTACAGTCTCTCCGGGCAGACCTGTGTTCTTTTCGATCACATCAAGAGACATTTTATGGTCTTGACCGTAAAGCAACTGGTCCATGACCTGAATAGGCATGCGCCAGTAAAAATCCTGATCAGACGTATAATGACTCCATGTGTCAGCACTTGGCGGCCTTTTGATGATCTCTTCATTAACATTGAGGTATTTTGCCAGGGCATAGACCTGGGTCTTATAACAATCAGCCAGAGGCTCAATGTCCACACCACCATCTCCATATTTCACGAACTGTCCAAGAGCCAGTTCTGTCTTATTGGTCGTTCCACAAACTATGTAGTTCATTTTTTCAGCATACATATACTGAACGATCATCCTGGAGCGCTGCTTGACACCCTGTAATCCGATTATTTCAAGATAATCACTTGCTTTCAATCTATGCTGTGCAGCAACCTCGCCATCTTTGAAAAGTTTCAGATATGGGACGTTCACAGCTCCGGTACTCAAAAAATCAGGCAGCACAAGCGCTGTCTCGTGTATCTTGGGATCATATTCAGGGCAGGTTCTCTTTATTACCTGATCCTTCTTATTGTAAATATCAAGTGCTTCCAGTATTGGAGAGATAGGAACTTCTTCATATTTCACTCCAAGACTTTCACAAATTTCTGCGCCAAGGGTATTGCTTGAAGGAGCTGATTCTTTTTCAGGTAGGAGCAAACCAAACACATTTTTAGCTCCAAGCTCCTGTACACAAAGAGCAAGGATCACAGCTGAATCAACACCACCTGAAACTCCTATGACAGCACCTTTCTTTTTGAAACCGACAATCTTTTCCTTTATAAAGTGCCTGAGAATCAGAGCAATTTCATCGATATCTCTAGTAAGTTCGTCCATTATCTGCATGGCAGTTCTCTCCTTCAATATTATTAAATTATTAATGACCTTGTATAATGCAAGGGATATTTCCTTGGGGCAATGGAAACGATCAAATTAGATCATGGTTTCTTAAGGGGATCACGTTAACTTTCAATTCCTTGGAAACTTCATCTATCAATGTCTGTGAGAGTTCCTGACGAAGTTTTTCTATTCCAACTTCCCTGGACATATCTCCATTCCTGACGATCCCTGCTATATCAAACGCATAAGGATGTATCCCGTATTTTTCCAGATGATTATGGCAGGCTAAGGAATTCAATTTACAGTTGGTTGAATTACTGTCATTGAGTTTTGGAGGTTTCCATCCAACCTTGATTATAGTTTCCACTACTTTGTCCTCGTTATAATCCCACATGCATAGTGGATGGATGATCATGGGCGGATTATCTTTGTCCATTTTTTCAATGACTGACTTTTTCATCATGAAACTTTCATCTTTGTCATCAATACCTATTTTCTCAAGCTGCTTTTCAAAAAGGTTTCTTGACAACTTGATGAAATTATAGTTTAACTTGATGATAGGATTAGGAGCCTGTCCAGCTGTAAAAGCAAATATTATTACCGGTGCGTTTCTGGCAATGGCATATTCTATCAGTTTCTGTTTGATGATACTGATGCAGGTGTTGCAGATATCACTTGCTCTGTATTTAGCAAATTTAGGGAATGCATCTACAGAATCTGCAGCTTTTTTCCAGGCACTGCATAGTTGCTGCCTATCCATGGTGATTTCATAATAGTCAGATCCTGTGATCTCGCACATCTTCTTGGCATTTTCAATTGCGTTTTCAGATATGAAACCATTATTGAAGAGGACAGCCAAGACTTTAAGGAACGGGTAATCCTTTTTGAGCTTATAGAGCGTGTATGATGAATCTTTTCCACCGGACAGTGCGTATATAACATCATATTCGCCCCTGCCTCTGATCCTATCAAAGATATCTTCCATATCTGCCAGATATTTTTCCTTATCAGATTCAGTAAGAGGTTTAAATGTTTCACAGAAATGACAGAGGCCTGTGTCCTCATTGATAGTTATACCTGGCATTTCAGAATCCAGAATACATTTTTTACATACAATTTTTGACATTTTGGTATTCCTCTATGATCAATCGATTGGAGATCTTACCATTCTCAGTTAAGGGAAGATGGTCAATAAATAGAATCTCTTTTGGGTATAAGTGTGCTGGAAGATTCTTACGACAAAACTTGAACAAGGTATCTACATCTGTTTCTGTTTCAGGTATGACCATGAGACTTATCGCTGTTCCCATGAGTTCATGAGCTACTGGTACAACAAAGACCGCTGAGACCTTATTACTGTTCTCAATAGTTTTTTCAATTTCTCTCGGATTCACCAGATGATCACCTATTTTGATAAGGTCATCCTTGCGTCCCATCAGTTTAAAGTACCCATTGGGCAGTTTCTGTGCAAGATCCCCGGTATACATCCATCCGTCTATGATCTTCCTTTTAGTAGCAATTTCATCATCAAGATAGCCCAGCAATATGTTATCGCCTTTGGCAACCAATTCAGCTGTGACGTTTGGTTCAACTGACTGTCCTTTAGAATCAAATACATCCAAAGTTACACCGGGAATTGGTTTACCTATCGTTTCAATGAACTCTTCTACATCTTCTTTGGGTACATAGGCAAGCCTTGCTGTAGCTTCAGTTTGACCATACATTGGCAGCATTTCAATGTTAGGTACAAGTTCCTTGATAGTTCTGACTATTTGCTTGGTCATTCCACCGCCTGCTGACGCAGCGATCTTGACATTGGAGAATGCCTTTTTGAAACGGTCCGGATAGCGCAGTAGTATACGATACGTACTGGGCACTCCATAAAATACGGTCACTCCGGATTCAATCAAACTGAATACTGAACCTATGAATTTCATGTTTCCCATTACAATGCATCCGCCTGACATCAAATGGGAGTTTATTATCGAATTTCCGAAAGCATGGTGGGGGGATATTACCTGTGCTGCTTTATCATCAGGTGTCAGACCAAGTATCTCTATAATAGATGCTGCATTTGTTGTAAGATTTTTGTCACTTAACATGACACCTTTAGGAGTACCGGTCGTACCAGAAGTATACAATACCAGTTTAAGTTCCGGGTGGTTTGACTCTATTGAGATGTCCTTGCGTATGTATCTGACCGGCTTACCGTCCGAAACGATGATAACAGTCCTAAAACGCTCAAAAAAGCTATCCCCGAATTTAGAATATTGTGCCTCTGTAGTAATTATATTCCTGACATGAGAGTTATCGAGAATCTTTTCTAAACTGACCATAGGCATTTCGATCGGCATAGGGATAGCAATATTATCCGACCTATACACGGCCATGAGCATTTTTACGTACTTAATTCCCATCTCTTCTAATATTGCAAACCTACAATGCCTGAATTCCTTCATTGATGAAGCAATATCATTGACACTAGCTTCAAGAGCCTCGTATGAGATAGAATTATTTCCCTCTTCCAGGGCAATGCGAGAAGGTGTTTTTCTGGCATGTTCTGCAAGATATGCATCTATCTTCATTATCTCACTTTGTAAGATTGGTTATCATATTAGTTAGTCCCTGCAATGAATCCAGATTTTCCGGGATCAACATATCTTCAGGGATTTCAATAGAATATTTTTCACTTATATGGTCCAACAATTCAAGTAAACCTATCGAATCTATAATTCCATTCTGAGTGAGAGAATCAGCATCTCCCAACTCGGTGTTCTTGTCCATAAAAGAATTGTCTTTCAGGTAATTGACTATACTGGTTTTTATGTTTTCCATCACCATACCTCAATTTTTTTTTTGGAAATCAATGACCAATGTTAACCCATTTTAAAGTTTGTTAACTATGCATTAGTATAAATATCTTCTCAACAAAATATTAGCCAACATATGGATGCCTATTTCCTTCTAATATTATATATAATTATGTGCGGAAGTTATCTTGTCTTGTTCTGATTGCCCTTAGATCCCTAAAGTCTTTACTAAATAAATAATATGCTCTTTTAATTGATGGTTACAATTTTTCGTTTAAACATACCATCTATCTCCAAAACGATTATATTTACCAAAATCAATTCTTATTAGGGTAAACATACAAACTGCTTTAGCAAGAAAAACTACTATCTTTGTATTCTTTTTTTAATATATAATTAAATTAATTTTAGGGGAAAAAGACATGGCAAGAATAAGACCTTTCATACCCAGCGACAACAATGTATTACTTAATATTGAAAAATTGAGTCCGCATGGTAATGACAAACTAGCGATGGTAGCTAATCTTTCTCCAGATATCACCGTAAGATATGAGCTTTATGACAACTGGAAAATAATGGTAGCAGAAGAACAGGAACAAATAGCAGGTTATGTAGGCTGGACTGTCAAAGATGGACCCCTGGGACCTTACATATATCTGACTGAAGTTACCGTTGATCCTGGTTTTCGTAGAAAAGGTATAGCAACCCAGCTGATCAGAGAGATGGAAAAACATGCAGAAGAAATCAAGTCTTCACATATATATTGTCACATTTATGGACCTAACGAACCCTACAGAAAACTTGTAGAAAAAATGGGCTACATAAGAGAAAAAGAAATTATAATTTGTGAGATGTCGACCGCCAAAAAATCGAGAACTGAGAATAAGTACTCACTTGATCGCGTCGACAAATCAGATCTACCTGCAGCTGTCGAACTAATCAACCAGTACTATGCGGGAAGAACACATTTCATACCCTTTACACCGGTAACTTTCAGAGAGTATGCAAACAGGATACTGGGGTATGGAATTGAGAACTTGATTATTGCCAAACATAATGGCAGCATAGTGGCTTGTGGAGGATTCTGGGATACAGCAGTACTTGCAGAAATGGCATATACCCGGGAACCACTGCTCTGGAAACTCGCGGCAAGCATGAAGGGAAGTCTGCACCATTTCATACACATACCCCTTATACCTAAAGAAGGAGAATATTTCAAGTTCCGAAACATCGTGGACCATGCATTCAAGCCAGGATATGCAGATGCCATGCAAGAGATATTCGAACACTGCAGTTCCATAATGTACGAGACAAAATGTGATTTCTTTGGCACGTTCCTAGACCCTACTGATCCATTGTTTGAACTTCTGAAGGATTTCAGACCCCACCTTGAAGCAGAGTACATATATGCAAAACCCATTTCACAAAAACTTCCTGACTTCAGTAAATTTTATGTGGATTGCAGGGATACAATACTTTAAGAGACGGGTTAATCATAAAAACTACCCCGCCCTTTTTTCTATTAATGGAACGTGTGATAATACATGTGGATATGGACTATTTCTACGCCGCCATCGAAGAGCGTGAAGATCCTTCTCTCAAAGATAAAGCAGTAGTCGTGTGCATGTACTCGAACCGGGGTGAAGAAGGGGGAGCAGTAAGCACATCCAACTATATAGCGAGAAAAGCAGGCATACGCTCAGCAATGCCCTGCAGACAGGCCCGATCTCTGAAACCTGATGCTATTTTTCTTCCTGTGCGCAAACAGTTCTATGAAGACATCTCAGCGCGGGTCATGGACATACTAAGCTCACATGCAGATAGTGATGAATCTTTTGAAAAAATAAGTATTGATGAGGCTTTTTTGGAAATATCCCAGAATTGTGCTGGCAATTTTGAAAAGGCAATAGATATTGGTCTGCTTATAAAGAATGATGTTCTGGAACATGAAAAGCTCACATGCTCCGTGGGCATTGGACCTAACAAACTCATAGCCAAGATGGCTTCTTCTTTCAAAAAACCTGATGGTATGACACTCGTGAAACCGGAGGATGTTACAGATTTCTTAAGTCCAATGCCTGTAAAAAAGCTCTGGGGCATTGGCAAGGTGACTGAAGAGAAACTCCAACAAATGAGCATTGAAACTATCGGCCAGCTTGCAGCCTATGATGCTCAGGAACTCATTGCGGTGTTTGGTAAGAACAGAGGCACATGGCTCAAAAAAGCTGCATCTGGTATAGATGAAACGCCTGTCACCGAGAAAACTGCCACGGATCAGATAGGCAGAATGGCTTCCCTGAAAGAGGATACCAGAGATAATGGTGAGATATTCTCCCTTATGAATGAACTTGTGGATGACGTTATCAAAAAAGCCGTTTCAAGAAAAGTGAGTTTCAGGTCGGTTACTATAACCGTCATCTTCTCAAACTTCAGAATGGCGACTAAAAGCCGAACTCTCAACCATGCTGTCTCTGACAAAGGTATCCTGCATGAAACTGCAAGAGAGATAATGTTGCAATTCCTTCGTGAAAGCAGCATGGACTTTCGGCGGATAGGTGTGAGGGTGGGTAATCTGCAGCAAAATATTGGACAAAAAAGCTTGTTCGAGTATTTCTGAAAGGTGAAACAATGGTCACTTTATTAAGGGAAAAAGAGAACAGACCGGCAGGCCCTGAATGGAGAAAATGGCTGTATAATGTGATCTTTGAAGCTGATACAAAAGCTGGAAAAAATTTTGCCTACTGCGGGGGCTGTACTTATGTCCCTCAGTACAATCATAGTAGCCATCAATAAAAAATTGCTATCAATCGACTGAAAAGATTATTATAATCAGTAATTTTATTAACGGTAATTGCTTTTATTGCTTTTGCATACTCGAAGATTATATGTACTGCAACTTTATTCTACTAAGAGATACTTTTAGTATCTGTTTCCTGTTACCAGGAACCATCATCTGGATATTAACCGGATAGATATTTCAGAAATTTCAAAAGGGATCACTATGGAAATCAACGGAGTCGAAATAGAGGACACTTTTGCAGAGGCCTTTCCTATCAAGATAGGTAGAGTATTGATCACAGCAGCAACAAAACGCTGGGCAGAAATTGCGGCTACTGAAGCAACAGGCTTTGGTACTTCCGTTATCATGTGCCCTGCAGAGGCAGGTATCGAAAGGTTTGCCACATGCGACGAGACACCTGATGGCAGACCCGGTGTGTACATCCAGATCTGCACCTTTAAATTCGATATTCTTGAGCACCAGTTATTGGAAAGGCTTGGGCAGTGCGTCCTGACAGCCCCCACTACTGCAGTGTTCAATGGTATGCCTGAAGCTGAGAAACAGTTCAATGTAGGCTTCAAGCTCAAGTTCTTCGGTGATGGTATGGAGTCTCAGAAAGAGATCGACGGCCGCAAGATGCACAGCATACCCCTCATGGAAGGAGACTTCCTTGTGGAAGAGAACATTGGTGCGGTATCCGGTATTGCCGGTGGTAACTTCTTCATCCTGGGAGACAGTCAGATGAGTGCTCTGACAGCTGCGGAGGTTGCTGTTGACGCTATTAAGGAACTCGAAGGTACTATTACTCCTTTCCCCGGAGGTATTGTTGCAAGCGGCTCCAAGGCAGGTTCCAATAACTATGCCAAGTTCATGAAGGCTACAGCTAATGAGAAGTTCTGTCCCTCCATCAGGGACAAGGTACCTGACACTGAAATCCCGGCAGATGTGAAATCAGTATACGAGATTGTGATCAATGGTGTCAGTGAAGAAGCCATCAAGAAGGCAATGGCCGTTGGTATCAAGGCAGCTGTGACAGTTCCTGGTGTCAAGAAGATCACTGCTGGTAACTACGGTGGAAAACTCGGAAAATACCAGTTCAGACTTCACGACCTTTTCTGAGGTCGAAGCTGAACTTTTTTTTTTTTTCTTTTTTATATTTAAAGATTAGAGACCTAGTACTGCAAGTCCCGCACGCAATGCGGACTCAAGGAAATCCTTAGCTTCGATTCCCAGTATCTGGAGTATCACATAAGCGCCCACGATACTACCTACCATCGCTCCCAGATTGGCTAAAGATGTCACAAGAAGGACACGGAAGAAATTATTCTTCATCATATCTTTCATTGATTCAGCTTCCACGAGATTTTTCAGATCCCTTGTGGTAGGATTGCGATATTTCGCTTCTCTGAGCCCCGCATACCATCCTGCAGCCACAGCTGGATTAAGAGTGGTCATCCAGGCCACTAAAAAGGATGTTAGTATCGAATAAGGATGGCCTCGTGCCAACGCAGTTCCCAGGGCACTTAAACCTCCGGTGATGAGAAACCACCAGATGAACACTATTCCAAGGGTTTTCAGAGATACACCTGAAATGAGCAATAGTGCAAAAGCTCCAAGTGGAATAGCTAGCATTATAAGGCCAAAGATTTTAAAAAAACTAAACCTTTTCTTCGGGATCGCCTCTACTGATTCCGGACGTGGAAGAGTTTCAGGGTGTATTAAATAATTCTGTATTCCGGCCCGATGACCTGCACCTACTACAGCAATGATCTTTTTTCCGCCACCAGATGCAAGCCTTATAAGATTAGAGGCCATATAGGCATCTCTTTCATCTATGAGCACCTTTACGGCATTGGGAGATGTGCCACGGAACTCTTCCACCAGCATTGTGACTATATCCTGGTTTGTGATCGTGTCCATATCGATGTCCTTGGTGCCACCGATACCCAGAACTGCTGCTACCAGACCTGCAAGCATCTTTAATTTCTCTATGAAGCCCATTTTGTTCCAGAATCTCTGCAAAGTGACCTGCACGTCTCTGTCAATAAGCGCTATTCGTGCCCCATGTTCTTCAGCAGCGTCTATTGCCTTGATCATCTCGGCACCAGGCTGCACACCCATCTCATCAGCAAACTTTTTCTGCACATGGGCCAGCAGCATATGTATCATGTACTGATAAATCTTGCCGCCTTTGAGGATCTCCTTGATAGGAACATCAGTGTCAGTTGTTTTGCCTTTGAGACTATCGTAGCGGGGTTTGCACAGCTCTACAGCAACAATGTCAGGCTTTTCCCTTTCTATTGCTTCATTGACCTCTGCAACACTTTTTTCAGATACATGAGCTGTGCCTATTATGATGATCCTGGAAGGTTCTATTATGTGATGTTCTCCTGAAGAAGGAGAGAACTTGCCATAACAATCCTGTTGGTTTTCAGGGGGACATGTGTCGGTTATGACGGTTCCTGAATTACCGGAAGAGTCCGAATTATAAATGAAAAGATCTCTGGAAGAAGTGGTAATGTTGTCTGGGTTTGGAGCAGAAATATTTAGATTGTCTTCATTATATGAGCGTGTCACAGTGCATGCCTCCACAAACCATTGGCTGTAGCAATGGCTATTGATCTTTCAAACATTTTTAGGCTCATTCTGTTTTCCTTCATAATGCGATTATAAATGTTCATTAGCAAGCATCATTGCTCTCATTAGATCTGTCCTGGAGAGAATACCTACTACAGAACCATTGGAATCAACAACCAGTACTCTTCCAATATTATTTGACATCATCAATTTAAAAGCGTCTGCAGCATTGGCATCCTCGGTCAATGAAACGACACGTGTAGTCATGATATCTCTTACTTGCAAAACAGCTCTTTCAAGAGGAGGTACTTTATGTACATCACTTAAAGTAACAATGCCTTTTAAATAATTACTTTCCATAACAGGATAACCCATGTGTTTATGCTCGAACATAAAATCCAACATATCTTCAATGGTCATATATGGAGACACTGAAGTAACTTCCTTACTCATAACATCAGAAACCGAATATTTTTCGAGGGTTACTGTAACCGTTGTAGACCTGTCTTCTTCAGAAGCGCCTATGTAAACAAAAAATGCTATTAGTATCAGCCAGGCATTGGAAAAAAGTCCAACTATACCCATGAGAAAAGCAAAGACCTTGCCCACTGATGCAGCATAGTGTGTAGCTTGTATGTAGTTCATCCTTCCAGCAAACCATGCTCTGAGAACACGACCACCGTCCATTGGAAAAGCCGGTAGGAGATTAAAAAGACCCAAAACTATGTTAATAGAGCCCAGAATACTGAACATCATGTAAATAGGTGTTGCTGCATAGGGAATTATCACGGAAGCTACAAGGAAATTCACTAAGAAAATGGTCAAACCAATAACAAGGCTCACAAGGGGACCAGCAAAAGCCATTTTAAGCTCTTGAGATGGATTTCTGGGTATCTCTTCCATCGACGAGACACCACCAATAAGCATCAGTGTTATATCTTTTATTTCCACACCGTATCTTTGGGCCACATAG
This DNA window, taken from Methanomethylovorans hollandica DSM 15978, encodes the following:
- the nadE gene encoding NAD(+) synthase, producing MQIMDELTRDIDEIALILRHFIKEKIVGFKKKGAVIGVSGGVDSAVILALCVQELGAKNVFGLLLPEKESAPSSNTLGAEICESLGVKYEEVPISPILEALDIYNKKDQVIKRTCPEYDPKIHETALVLPDFLSTGAVNVPYLKLFKDGEVAAQHRLKASDYLEIIGLQGVKQRSRMIVQYMYAEKMNYIVCGTTNKTELALGQFVKYGDGGVDIEPLADCYKTQVYALAKYLNVNEEIIKRPPSADTWSHYTSDQDFYWRMPIQVMDQLLYGQDHKMSLDVIEKNTGLPGETVQNALKHIERVKTSTEYIRAAPSTCFINR
- a CDS encoding 3-oxoacyl-ACP reductase family protein, coding for MLDGKVVLVTGASRGIGKAIALLAAENHAHVIVNYNKNENSAAELVDLIHKKGLSAYMIKADVSSEDEVRDMFSSIKDKYSRLDVLVNNAGIMRNSLLALTGTELFDHTIDVNLKGTFLCTRYASNMMRKQRSGRIINISSIVGLQGNEGQTIYSASKAAVVGFTRSAAKELGRYGITVNAVAPGFIETDLIKDLKPDIRDKMLSHISLGRIGAPEDIAKVALFLSSDLASYVSGSVIAVDGCQTI
- a CDS encoding DUF362 domain-containing protein — protein: MKIKVSIVQCDDYSKARDAIKEAIDLIGGLEGIIAPGNRVLLKPNVLAIKKPEAAVTTHPAIVSAMCELVKEAGGIPIVGDGSGITSSDSTATAKALRTSGIEEAASNCGAELINFETSGFVEVDVPGAKHFPRLHIAKEVTEADVIISLPKLKTHELTLYTGAVKNFFGAIPRKDRKAAHYLEDRDLFGDAVVDIYSFIKPHLAVMDGIIGMEGDGPSAGTPISAGVIMASYDCVALDVVASELIGFDPLQIPTNKAALSRGFGSGHPEVVGTPLEKVKINFKKPTGGTLALMPRFFRRTLRKQFTVKPFINTSICTLCKACVLNCSVDAIEEKAGSLKIKEEKCIQCYCCRELCPSHAVEIKKSLLVRIVTRGKK
- a CDS encoding GNAT family N-acetyltransferase yields the protein MARIRPFIPSDNNVLLNIEKLSPHGNDKLAMVANLSPDITVRYELYDNWKIMVAEEQEQIAGYVGWTVKDGPLGPYIYLTEVTVDPGFRRKGIATQLIREMEKHAEEIKSSHIYCHIYGPNEPYRKLVEKMGYIREKEIIICEMSTAKKSRTENKYSLDRVDKSDLPAAVELINQYYAGRTHFIPFTPVTFREYANRILGYGIENLIIAKHNGSIVACGGFWDTAVLAEMAYTREPLLWKLAASMKGSLHHFIHIPLIPKEGEYFKFRNIVDHAFKPGYADAMQEIFEHCSSIMYETKCDFFGTFLDPTDPLFELLKDFRPHLEAEYIYAKPISQKLPDFSKFYVDCRDTIL
- a CDS encoding acyl carrier protein; this encodes MENIKTSIVNYLKDNSFMDKNTELGDADSLTQNGIIDSIGLLELLDHISEKYSIEIPEDMLIPENLDSLQGLTNMITNLTK
- a CDS encoding acyltransferase, whose amino-acid sequence is MVSEMVSDRDKICFGEIAEHYNENKLIFGIKYFWKWLLERLASTCPIPSWRAKFHKMRGVNIGKNVYIGYDVIFDRIHPEMITIEDFVEIGDRCILSAHSRGSLTTRNAYPRTIEPIVIRYGVSVNPGCIITQGVEIGENSIIGIGSVVSRNISPNSLALGFPAKVVKKLDVGNEEKSEAC
- a CDS encoding class I adenylate-forming enzyme family protein — protein: MKIDAYLAEHARKTPSRIALEEGNNSISYEALEASVNDIASSMKEFRHCRFAILEEMGIKYVKMLMAVYRSDNIAIPMPIEMPMVSLEKILDNSHVRNIITTEAQYSKFGDSFFERFRTVIIVSDGKPVRYIRKDISIESNHPELKLVLYTSGTTGTPKGVMLSDKNLTTNAASIIEILGLTPDDKAAQVISPHHAFGNSIINSHLMSGGCIVMGNMKFIGSVFSLIESGVTVFYGVPSTYRILLRYPDRFKKAFSNVKIAASAGGGMTKQIVRTIKELVPNIEMLPMYGQTEATARLAYVPKEDVEEFIETIGKPIPGVTLDVFDSKGQSVEPNVTAELVAKGDNILLGYLDDEIATKRKIIDGWMYTGDLAQKLPNGYFKLMGRKDDLIKIGDHLVNPREIEKTIENSNKVSAVFVVPVAHELMGTAISLMVIPETETDVDTLFKFCRKNLPAHLYPKEILFIDHLPLTENGKISNRLIIEEYQNVKNCM